Proteins encoded in a region of the Tribolium castaneum strain GA2 chromosome 7, icTriCast1.1, whole genome shotgun sequence genome:
- the ec gene encoding uncharacterized protein ec isoform X1, with amino-acid sequence MATPIVSLHPMPISIATPSRDSMTFTSTKGLLNGPGQNNCFLNSAVQVLWHLDIFRRSFRDLSGHACMADSCIFCALKELFSQLQFSNETALPPDALRRALAESFFDQQRFQLGFMDDAAECFENMLLRIHMHIAHGEAEDMCNARHCIPHQKFAMTLVEQSVCNSCGATSEPLSYTQMVHYVSTSTLVYQVRTTRPQGIIEPFGQLLRKAGSMGDIRVCPSACGAVIQIGRTLMNRPEIVSVGLVWNSERPTLEHIMEVFSTIGTTLRLGEVFNSVIDSRWAETSVHTLVGVVTYYGKHYSTFFFHTKLRVWIYFDDATVREVGPRWDQVVDKCRKGRYQPLLLLYALPDGTPVNTENAPKQVVPFYDKPKKLGLRRSVTPSPEKPIIGTTRRAITPNPDGTTCQKPPLPRSYNEYQNLSVIQSNLYPEPHRNIHRTLSNGSSSGTEGLFRDYPNVPRTRDSGNWSSDRNSASSSSSTTMENPYLYLVGKVPEPTQRNESSSSTSSGVYDVGYDSYSLSSNDSSTMTTIQHMMKMGHLAKIPEDYNPGGQAQVSQSCDVLCDEADELLVKSRQLEDDHDLVLALALCNAAATKARAAMDAPYNNPQTLTLARMKHNTCIMRARSLHRRMTQNQAQNKDVPPEIRHTREGSSGSCGKHSRQSSHSRQNSKEIVEKPAKNIEIYATLPKKKKVVSIEDQEEVLYDKPPGRESRSIFSRKNKEKRSRSEDRNKVTKELSIAPEPPKKEVKTKKQHKIRRKLLMGGLIRRKNRSMPDLTDTCEKEKPTTTVDDSRVGLNGGSTTDMCGYLSEGHLEFTNPNLERSKLMRKSFHGSAGKILTAAKVPPPPPLRTTSQLTTNKEYYPLYHNLVVTRADVHQEGVDEVDCAPPSNLDLPPYPSPLGSVIHSRQASEEFPPPPPPLDLSALDEHLKPPTPPPTPPSTLLAELQVKRQEILAPGDTWLKELQAKQAALRKKQESVGSPGTSVRDLASKFENIQVFEGQNGVVTARKRDDFDIPPEIPDEKRGKKKSVSFCDQVILVATAEEQEDDSYIPNPILERVLRSAMNKPETAAIRQEVRTLRQEMSPEPFVRRNSMDNLLSRQAPPPDPLYYNNYAQSPYQRIPQNSPVYNAPPSYPQYQYVRPPVYQHPPSPRPVYQERVPPLHPEYTPYQPIPRQLLRKSVSFEPGTKGGAESPTPKAVVTPIVVNNANNSVPTGKTKCNLCRKKAVVSANLYCTDCEFYMSRFKPKR; translated from the exons ATGGCAACGCCAATTGTTTCGCTACATCCCATGCCCATATCCATAGCCACCCCTTCAAGAGACTCGATGACGTTTACGAGCACCAAGGGGCTGCTAAATGGACCAGGACAGAATAATTGTTTCCTAAATAGTGCAGTTCAG GTCCTCTGGCATTTGGACATTTTCCGGCGCAGTTTCCGGGACCTTTCCGGGCACGCTTGCATGGCGGATTCTTGCATCTTCTGCGCCTTAAAA GAACTCTTCTCCCAGTTACAATTCTCCAATGAGACTGCTCTCCCTCCCGACGCTTTGCGTCGAGCTCTTGCTGAGAGCTTCTTCGACCAACAGCGCTTCCAGCTGGGCTTCATGGACGACGCAGCCGAATGTTTCGAAAATATGCTCCTCAGAATCCACATGCATATAGCCCATGGTGAAGCCGAAGATATGTGTAATGCCCGCCATTGTATCCCCCATCAAAAGTTCGCAATGACACTAGTCGAACAAAGTGTATGCAACTCGTGCGGCGCCACCTCCGAGCCGCTTTCCTACACCCAG aTGGTCCATTACGTGTCCACGTCTACCTTGGTGTACCAAGTGCGTACGACGAGGCCTCAAGGCATTATCGAACCTTTTGGGCAACTTTTACGCAAGGCTGGGAGCATGGGCGACATAAGGGTGTGTCCG AGTGCGTGTGGTGCTGTTATCCAAATCGGCCGTACTTTAATGAACCGGCCTGAAATCGTCTCAGTTGGCTTGGTATGGAATTCGGAACGGCCTACTTTGGAGCACATAATGGAGGTGTTCTCGACCATTGGTACCACCCTCCGACTGGGGGAAGTTTTCAACAGTGTTATCGACAGTCGTTGGGCTGAAACTTCCGTCCATACTTTAGTCGGAGTTGTGACTTATTATGGCAAACACTACTCAACGTTCTTTTTCCATACCAAGCTGCGAGTATGGATTTATTTCGACGATGCTACAGTTCGTGAAGTGGGACCACGGTGGGACCAAGTGGTTGATAAGTGTCGCAAAGGGCGGTACCAACCCCTTCTCCTACTTTACGCCCTTCCGGATGGTACTCCTGTTAATACAGAAAACGCCCCAAAACAAGTGGTACCATTCTACGACAAGCCGAAAAAATTGGGTTTGCGACGTTCGGTGACTCCAAGTCCCGAAAAACCAATCATTGGTACCACCCGACGGGCCATAACCCCGAACCCTGATGGTACCACTTGCCAGAAACCCCCCCTACCAAGGAGTTACAACGAGTACCAGAACTTATCCGTGATTCAGAGTAATCTCTACCCGGAACCTCACCGTAACATCCACAGAACCCTAAGTAATGGTTCATCGAGTGGTACCGAAGGCTTGTTCCGTGATTACCCGAACGTTCCTCGAACCCGTGATTCGGGAAACTGGTCAAGTGACCGCAACAGTgcctcctcctcctcctccaCGACCATGGAGAACCCCTACTTGTACCTCGTGGGTAAAGTACCGGAACCCACCCAACGAAACGAATCATCGAGTAGTACCAGCAGTGGGGTTTACGACGTCGGGTACGACTCGTACTCCCTCTCCTCCAACGATAGTAGTACCATGACCACCATCCAACACATGATGAAGATGGGTCATTTGGCCAAAATCCCGGAGGATTACAACCCGGGTGGGCAGGCGCAAGTGTCGCAAAGTTGCGACGTTTTGTGCGACGAAGCCGACGAGCTTTTGGTCAAATCGCGCCAATTGGAAGATGACCATGACCTTGTCCTTGCCTTGGCTTTGTGTAATGCAGCTGCCACCAAAGCCAGAGCCGCCATGGACGCCCCTTACAACAACCCCCAAACGCTGACCTTGGCCCGCATGAAGCACAACACTTGCATAATGCGTGCTAGAAGCCTCCACAGACGAATGACCCAAAACCAGGCCCAAAACAAGGACGTCCCTCCCGAAATCAGACACACACGGGAGGGGAGTTCGGGGTCCTGTGGGAAACACTCCCGTCAAAGTTCACACTCCAGGCAGAACAGTAAGGAGATTGTGGAGAAACCGGCCAAAAATATCGAGATTTACGCCACTTTGCCcaaaaagaagaaagttgtGAGCATTGAAGACCAGGAGGAGGTTTTGTACGATAAACCCCCAGGTCGGGAGAGTCGTAGCATCTTCTCCCGCAAGAACAAGGAGAAGCGTTCGAGGTCCGAAGACCGCAACAAAGTCACAAAGGAGTTGTCTATTGCCCCCGAACCCCCCAAAAAGGAGGTTAAGACAAAGAAACAACACAAGATCAGACGGAAACTTCTGATGGGGGGGCTAATCAGGCGAAAGAATCGCAGTATGCCTGATTTAACCGACACTTGTGAGAAGGAAAAACCCACGACCACAGTTGATGACAGTAGGGTTGGCCTGAACGGTGGTAGTACCACCGATATGTGTGGGTACTTATCGGAAGGTCACCTGGAGTTCACCAACCCCAACCTGGAACGCAGCAAATTGATGCGGAAGAGTTTCCATGGTAGTGCTGGTAAGATTCTGACCGCGGCTAAAGTACCACCCCCTCCACCGTTACGTACCACCTCCCAACTGACGACCAATAAGGAGTATTACCCCCTCTACCACAACCTGGTCGTGACACGAGCCGACGTCCATCAAGAGGGCGTGGACGAAGTCGATTGTGCCCCTCCTTCAAACCTCGACCTCCCCCCTTATCCCAGCCCACTAGGCTCAGTGATACACTCACGCCAAGCTAGTGAAGAATTCCCCCCACCACCACCCCCACTTGACTTGTCCGCATTGGACGAACACTTGAAACCCCCAACTCCGCCCCCCACCCCACCCTCAACCCTTCTAGCTGAGCTGCAAGTCAAACGACAGGAGATCCTAGCACCTGGTGACACCTGGCTGAAGGAACTCCAAGCCAAACAAGCCGCCTTAAGAAAGAAACAAGAGAGTGTGGGTTCCCCCGGGACGTCAGTCCGCGACTTGGCCTCAAAATTCGAAAACATCCAGGTGTTTGAGGGCCAAAATGGCGTCGTCACAGCCCGGAAACGCGACGATTTTGACATCCCGCCCGAAATTCCCGACGAAAAACGCGGGAAAAAGAAAAGTGTCTCGTTCTGCGACCAAGTGATCCTAGTTGCCACAGCCGAGGAGCAGGAAGACGACAGTTACATCCCGAACCCGATCCTGGAACGCGTCCTGCGCTCAGCCATGAACAAGCCGGAAACGGCCGCCATTCGCCAGGAAGTCCGGACTTTACGCCAGGAGATGTCCCCGGAGCCGTTCGTGCGTCGCAACTCAATGGACAACCTCCTCTCGCGGCAAGCCCCGCCCCCTGACCCCCTCTACTACAACAACTACGCCCAGTCGCCCTACCAACGAATCCCGCAGAACTCGCCAGTTTACAACGCCCCGCCCTCCTACCCCCAGTACCAGTATGTCCGGCCGCCGGTGTATCAACATCCGCCGTCGCCACGCCCCGTCTATCAAGAGCGCGTCCCGCCGCTCCACCCCGAGTACACGCCCTACCAACCAATCCCGCGACAGTTGCTAAGGAAAAGTGTGAGTTTTGAGCCGGGGACGAAAGGCGGGGCGGAGTCGCCCACTCCCAAGGCGGTGGTCACGCCCATTGTGGTCAATAACGCCAATAATAGCGTGCCCACGGGGAAGACCAAGTGTAATCTGTGTAGGAAGAAGGCGGTGGTCTCGGCCAACTTGTACTGCACGGATTGCGAGTTTTACATGTCGAGGTTTAAGCCGAAAAGGTAG
- the ec gene encoding uncharacterized protein ec isoform X3, which produces MINKFRYKKPQQPTNRLKVIEKKCQSDNTSVLDEETKQKLKELFSQLQFSNETALPPDALRRALAESFFDQQRFQLGFMDDAAECFENMLLRIHMHIAHGEAEDMCNARHCIPHQKFAMTLVEQSVCNSCGATSEPLSYTQMVHYVSTSTLVYQVRTTRPQGIIEPFGQLLRKAGSMGDIRVCPSACGAVIQIGRTLMNRPEIVSVGLVWNSERPTLEHIMEVFSTIGTTLRLGEVFNSVIDSRWAETSVHTLVGVVTYYGKHYSTFFFHTKLRVWIYFDDATVREVGPRWDQVVDKCRKGRYQPLLLLYALPDGTPVNTENAPKQVVPFYDKPKKLGLRRSVTPSPEKPIIGTTRRAITPNPDGTTCQKPPLPRSYNEYQNLSVIQSNLYPEPHRNIHRTLSNGSSSGTEGLFRDYPNVPRTRDSGNWSSDRNSASSSSSTTMENPYLYLVGKVPEPTQRNESSSSTSSGVYDVGYDSYSLSSNDSSTMTTIQHMMKMGHLAKIPEDYNPGGQAQVSQSCDVLCDEADELLVKSRQLEDDHDLVLALALCNAAATKARAAMDAPYNNPQTLTLARMKHNTCIMRARSLHRRMTQNQAQNKDVPPEIRHTREGSSGSCGKHSRQSSHSRQNSKEIVEKPAKNIEIYATLPKKKKVVSIEDQEEVLYDKPPGRESRSIFSRKNKEKRSRSEDRNKVTKELSIAPEPPKKEVKTKKQHKIRRKLLMGGLIRRKNRSMPDLTDTCEKEKPTTTVDDSRVGLNGGSTTDMCGYLSEGHLEFTNPNLERSKLMRKSFHGSAGKILTAAKVPPPPPLRTTSQLTTNKEYYPLYHNLVVTRADVHQEGVDEVDCAPPSNLDLPPYPSPLGSVIHSRQASEEFPPPPPPLDLSALDEHLKPPTPPPTPPSTLLAELQVKRQEILAPGDTWLKELQAKQAALRKKQESVGSPGTSVRDLASKFENIQVFEGQNGVVTARKRDDFDIPPEIPDEKRGKKKSVSFCDQVILVATAEEQEDDSYIPNPILERVLRSAMNKPETAAIRQEVRTLRQEMSPEPFVRRNSMDNLLSRQAPPPDPLYYNNYAQSPYQRIPQNSPVYNAPPSYPQYQYVRPPVYQHPPSPRPVYQERVPPLHPEYTPYQPIPRQLLRKSVSFEPGTKGGAESPTPKAVVTPIVVNNANNSVPTGKTKCNLCRKKAVVSANLYCTDCEFYMSRFKPKR; this is translated from the exons ATGATCAACAAATTTCGCTATAAAAAACCCCAACAGCCCACAAATCGTCTCAAAGTGATAGAAAAAAAGTGCCAAAGTGACAATACGAGTGTTTTGGATGAGGAGACGAAGCAGAAGCTTAAA GAACTCTTCTCCCAGTTACAATTCTCCAATGAGACTGCTCTCCCTCCCGACGCTTTGCGTCGAGCTCTTGCTGAGAGCTTCTTCGACCAACAGCGCTTCCAGCTGGGCTTCATGGACGACGCAGCCGAATGTTTCGAAAATATGCTCCTCAGAATCCACATGCATATAGCCCATGGTGAAGCCGAAGATATGTGTAATGCCCGCCATTGTATCCCCCATCAAAAGTTCGCAATGACACTAGTCGAACAAAGTGTATGCAACTCGTGCGGCGCCACCTCCGAGCCGCTTTCCTACACCCAG aTGGTCCATTACGTGTCCACGTCTACCTTGGTGTACCAAGTGCGTACGACGAGGCCTCAAGGCATTATCGAACCTTTTGGGCAACTTTTACGCAAGGCTGGGAGCATGGGCGACATAAGGGTGTGTCCG AGTGCGTGTGGTGCTGTTATCCAAATCGGCCGTACTTTAATGAACCGGCCTGAAATCGTCTCAGTTGGCTTGGTATGGAATTCGGAACGGCCTACTTTGGAGCACATAATGGAGGTGTTCTCGACCATTGGTACCACCCTCCGACTGGGGGAAGTTTTCAACAGTGTTATCGACAGTCGTTGGGCTGAAACTTCCGTCCATACTTTAGTCGGAGTTGTGACTTATTATGGCAAACACTACTCAACGTTCTTTTTCCATACCAAGCTGCGAGTATGGATTTATTTCGACGATGCTACAGTTCGTGAAGTGGGACCACGGTGGGACCAAGTGGTTGATAAGTGTCGCAAAGGGCGGTACCAACCCCTTCTCCTACTTTACGCCCTTCCGGATGGTACTCCTGTTAATACAGAAAACGCCCCAAAACAAGTGGTACCATTCTACGACAAGCCGAAAAAATTGGGTTTGCGACGTTCGGTGACTCCAAGTCCCGAAAAACCAATCATTGGTACCACCCGACGGGCCATAACCCCGAACCCTGATGGTACCACTTGCCAGAAACCCCCCCTACCAAGGAGTTACAACGAGTACCAGAACTTATCCGTGATTCAGAGTAATCTCTACCCGGAACCTCACCGTAACATCCACAGAACCCTAAGTAATGGTTCATCGAGTGGTACCGAAGGCTTGTTCCGTGATTACCCGAACGTTCCTCGAACCCGTGATTCGGGAAACTGGTCAAGTGACCGCAACAGTgcctcctcctcctcctccaCGACCATGGAGAACCCCTACTTGTACCTCGTGGGTAAAGTACCGGAACCCACCCAACGAAACGAATCATCGAGTAGTACCAGCAGTGGGGTTTACGACGTCGGGTACGACTCGTACTCCCTCTCCTCCAACGATAGTAGTACCATGACCACCATCCAACACATGATGAAGATGGGTCATTTGGCCAAAATCCCGGAGGATTACAACCCGGGTGGGCAGGCGCAAGTGTCGCAAAGTTGCGACGTTTTGTGCGACGAAGCCGACGAGCTTTTGGTCAAATCGCGCCAATTGGAAGATGACCATGACCTTGTCCTTGCCTTGGCTTTGTGTAATGCAGCTGCCACCAAAGCCAGAGCCGCCATGGACGCCCCTTACAACAACCCCCAAACGCTGACCTTGGCCCGCATGAAGCACAACACTTGCATAATGCGTGCTAGAAGCCTCCACAGACGAATGACCCAAAACCAGGCCCAAAACAAGGACGTCCCTCCCGAAATCAGACACACACGGGAGGGGAGTTCGGGGTCCTGTGGGAAACACTCCCGTCAAAGTTCACACTCCAGGCAGAACAGTAAGGAGATTGTGGAGAAACCGGCCAAAAATATCGAGATTTACGCCACTTTGCCcaaaaagaagaaagttgtGAGCATTGAAGACCAGGAGGAGGTTTTGTACGATAAACCCCCAGGTCGGGAGAGTCGTAGCATCTTCTCCCGCAAGAACAAGGAGAAGCGTTCGAGGTCCGAAGACCGCAACAAAGTCACAAAGGAGTTGTCTATTGCCCCCGAACCCCCCAAAAAGGAGGTTAAGACAAAGAAACAACACAAGATCAGACGGAAACTTCTGATGGGGGGGCTAATCAGGCGAAAGAATCGCAGTATGCCTGATTTAACCGACACTTGTGAGAAGGAAAAACCCACGACCACAGTTGATGACAGTAGGGTTGGCCTGAACGGTGGTAGTACCACCGATATGTGTGGGTACTTATCGGAAGGTCACCTGGAGTTCACCAACCCCAACCTGGAACGCAGCAAATTGATGCGGAAGAGTTTCCATGGTAGTGCTGGTAAGATTCTGACCGCGGCTAAAGTACCACCCCCTCCACCGTTACGTACCACCTCCCAACTGACGACCAATAAGGAGTATTACCCCCTCTACCACAACCTGGTCGTGACACGAGCCGACGTCCATCAAGAGGGCGTGGACGAAGTCGATTGTGCCCCTCCTTCAAACCTCGACCTCCCCCCTTATCCCAGCCCACTAGGCTCAGTGATACACTCACGCCAAGCTAGTGAAGAATTCCCCCCACCACCACCCCCACTTGACTTGTCCGCATTGGACGAACACTTGAAACCCCCAACTCCGCCCCCCACCCCACCCTCAACCCTTCTAGCTGAGCTGCAAGTCAAACGACAGGAGATCCTAGCACCTGGTGACACCTGGCTGAAGGAACTCCAAGCCAAACAAGCCGCCTTAAGAAAGAAACAAGAGAGTGTGGGTTCCCCCGGGACGTCAGTCCGCGACTTGGCCTCAAAATTCGAAAACATCCAGGTGTTTGAGGGCCAAAATGGCGTCGTCACAGCCCGGAAACGCGACGATTTTGACATCCCGCCCGAAATTCCCGACGAAAAACGCGGGAAAAAGAAAAGTGTCTCGTTCTGCGACCAAGTGATCCTAGTTGCCACAGCCGAGGAGCAGGAAGACGACAGTTACATCCCGAACCCGATCCTGGAACGCGTCCTGCGCTCAGCCATGAACAAGCCGGAAACGGCCGCCATTCGCCAGGAAGTCCGGACTTTACGCCAGGAGATGTCCCCGGAGCCGTTCGTGCGTCGCAACTCAATGGACAACCTCCTCTCGCGGCAAGCCCCGCCCCCTGACCCCCTCTACTACAACAACTACGCCCAGTCGCCCTACCAACGAATCCCGCAGAACTCGCCAGTTTACAACGCCCCGCCCTCCTACCCCCAGTACCAGTATGTCCGGCCGCCGGTGTATCAACATCCGCCGTCGCCACGCCCCGTCTATCAAGAGCGCGTCCCGCCGCTCCACCCCGAGTACACGCCCTACCAACCAATCCCGCGACAGTTGCTAAGGAAAAGTGTGAGTTTTGAGCCGGGGACGAAAGGCGGGGCGGAGTCGCCCACTCCCAAGGCGGTGGTCACGCCCATTGTGGTCAATAACGCCAATAATAGCGTGCCCACGGGGAAGACCAAGTGTAATCTGTGTAGGAAGAAGGCGGTGGTCTCGGCCAACTTGTACTGCACGGATTGCGAGTTTTACATGTCGAGGTTTAAGCCGAAAAGGTAG
- the ec gene encoding uncharacterized protein ec isoform X2 — MTKGKSHKPRALFQVAKVLWHLDIFRRSFRDLSGHACMADSCIFCALKELFSQLQFSNETALPPDALRRALAESFFDQQRFQLGFMDDAAECFENMLLRIHMHIAHGEAEDMCNARHCIPHQKFAMTLVEQSVCNSCGATSEPLSYTQMVHYVSTSTLVYQVRTTRPQGIIEPFGQLLRKAGSMGDIRVCPSACGAVIQIGRTLMNRPEIVSVGLVWNSERPTLEHIMEVFSTIGTTLRLGEVFNSVIDSRWAETSVHTLVGVVTYYGKHYSTFFFHTKLRVWIYFDDATVREVGPRWDQVVDKCRKGRYQPLLLLYALPDGTPVNTENAPKQVVPFYDKPKKLGLRRSVTPSPEKPIIGTTRRAITPNPDGTTCQKPPLPRSYNEYQNLSVIQSNLYPEPHRNIHRTLSNGSSSGTEGLFRDYPNVPRTRDSGNWSSDRNSASSSSSTTMENPYLYLVGKVPEPTQRNESSSSTSSGVYDVGYDSYSLSSNDSSTMTTIQHMMKMGHLAKIPEDYNPGGQAQVSQSCDVLCDEADELLVKSRQLEDDHDLVLALALCNAAATKARAAMDAPYNNPQTLTLARMKHNTCIMRARSLHRRMTQNQAQNKDVPPEIRHTREGSSGSCGKHSRQSSHSRQNSKEIVEKPAKNIEIYATLPKKKKVVSIEDQEEVLYDKPPGRESRSIFSRKNKEKRSRSEDRNKVTKELSIAPEPPKKEVKTKKQHKIRRKLLMGGLIRRKNRSMPDLTDTCEKEKPTTTVDDSRVGLNGGSTTDMCGYLSEGHLEFTNPNLERSKLMRKSFHGSAGKILTAAKVPPPPPLRTTSQLTTNKEYYPLYHNLVVTRADVHQEGVDEVDCAPPSNLDLPPYPSPLGSVIHSRQASEEFPPPPPPLDLSALDEHLKPPTPPPTPPSTLLAELQVKRQEILAPGDTWLKELQAKQAALRKKQESVGSPGTSVRDLASKFENIQVFEGQNGVVTARKRDDFDIPPEIPDEKRGKKKSVSFCDQVILVATAEEQEDDSYIPNPILERVLRSAMNKPETAAIRQEVRTLRQEMSPEPFVRRNSMDNLLSRQAPPPDPLYYNNYAQSPYQRIPQNSPVYNAPPSYPQYQYVRPPVYQHPPSPRPVYQERVPPLHPEYTPYQPIPRQLLRKSVSFEPGTKGGAESPTPKAVVTPIVVNNANNSVPTGKTKCNLCRKKAVVSANLYCTDCEFYMSRFKPKR; from the exons ATGACCAAGGGGAAGAGCCACAAGCCGAGGGCGCTGTTCCAGGTCGCTAAG GTCCTCTGGCATTTGGACATTTTCCGGCGCAGTTTCCGGGACCTTTCCGGGCACGCTTGCATGGCGGATTCTTGCATCTTCTGCGCCTTAAAA GAACTCTTCTCCCAGTTACAATTCTCCAATGAGACTGCTCTCCCTCCCGACGCTTTGCGTCGAGCTCTTGCTGAGAGCTTCTTCGACCAACAGCGCTTCCAGCTGGGCTTCATGGACGACGCAGCCGAATGTTTCGAAAATATGCTCCTCAGAATCCACATGCATATAGCCCATGGTGAAGCCGAAGATATGTGTAATGCCCGCCATTGTATCCCCCATCAAAAGTTCGCAATGACACTAGTCGAACAAAGTGTATGCAACTCGTGCGGCGCCACCTCCGAGCCGCTTTCCTACACCCAG aTGGTCCATTACGTGTCCACGTCTACCTTGGTGTACCAAGTGCGTACGACGAGGCCTCAAGGCATTATCGAACCTTTTGGGCAACTTTTACGCAAGGCTGGGAGCATGGGCGACATAAGGGTGTGTCCG AGTGCGTGTGGTGCTGTTATCCAAATCGGCCGTACTTTAATGAACCGGCCTGAAATCGTCTCAGTTGGCTTGGTATGGAATTCGGAACGGCCTACTTTGGAGCACATAATGGAGGTGTTCTCGACCATTGGTACCACCCTCCGACTGGGGGAAGTTTTCAACAGTGTTATCGACAGTCGTTGGGCTGAAACTTCCGTCCATACTTTAGTCGGAGTTGTGACTTATTATGGCAAACACTACTCAACGTTCTTTTTCCATACCAAGCTGCGAGTATGGATTTATTTCGACGATGCTACAGTTCGTGAAGTGGGACCACGGTGGGACCAAGTGGTTGATAAGTGTCGCAAAGGGCGGTACCAACCCCTTCTCCTACTTTACGCCCTTCCGGATGGTACTCCTGTTAATACAGAAAACGCCCCAAAACAAGTGGTACCATTCTACGACAAGCCGAAAAAATTGGGTTTGCGACGTTCGGTGACTCCAAGTCCCGAAAAACCAATCATTGGTACCACCCGACGGGCCATAACCCCGAACCCTGATGGTACCACTTGCCAGAAACCCCCCCTACCAAGGAGTTACAACGAGTACCAGAACTTATCCGTGATTCAGAGTAATCTCTACCCGGAACCTCACCGTAACATCCACAGAACCCTAAGTAATGGTTCATCGAGTGGTACCGAAGGCTTGTTCCGTGATTACCCGAACGTTCCTCGAACCCGTGATTCGGGAAACTGGTCAAGTGACCGCAACAGTgcctcctcctcctcctccaCGACCATGGAGAACCCCTACTTGTACCTCGTGGGTAAAGTACCGGAACCCACCCAACGAAACGAATCATCGAGTAGTACCAGCAGTGGGGTTTACGACGTCGGGTACGACTCGTACTCCCTCTCCTCCAACGATAGTAGTACCATGACCACCATCCAACACATGATGAAGATGGGTCATTTGGCCAAAATCCCGGAGGATTACAACCCGGGTGGGCAGGCGCAAGTGTCGCAAAGTTGCGACGTTTTGTGCGACGAAGCCGACGAGCTTTTGGTCAAATCGCGCCAATTGGAAGATGACCATGACCTTGTCCTTGCCTTGGCTTTGTGTAATGCAGCTGCCACCAAAGCCAGAGCCGCCATGGACGCCCCTTACAACAACCCCCAAACGCTGACCTTGGCCCGCATGAAGCACAACACTTGCATAATGCGTGCTAGAAGCCTCCACAGACGAATGACCCAAAACCAGGCCCAAAACAAGGACGTCCCTCCCGAAATCAGACACACACGGGAGGGGAGTTCGGGGTCCTGTGGGAAACACTCCCGTCAAAGTTCACACTCCAGGCAGAACAGTAAGGAGATTGTGGAGAAACCGGCCAAAAATATCGAGATTTACGCCACTTTGCCcaaaaagaagaaagttgtGAGCATTGAAGACCAGGAGGAGGTTTTGTACGATAAACCCCCAGGTCGGGAGAGTCGTAGCATCTTCTCCCGCAAGAACAAGGAGAAGCGTTCGAGGTCCGAAGACCGCAACAAAGTCACAAAGGAGTTGTCTATTGCCCCCGAACCCCCCAAAAAGGAGGTTAAGACAAAGAAACAACACAAGATCAGACGGAAACTTCTGATGGGGGGGCTAATCAGGCGAAAGAATCGCAGTATGCCTGATTTAACCGACACTTGTGAGAAGGAAAAACCCACGACCACAGTTGATGACAGTAGGGTTGGCCTGAACGGTGGTAGTACCACCGATATGTGTGGGTACTTATCGGAAGGTCACCTGGAGTTCACCAACCCCAACCTGGAACGCAGCAAATTGATGCGGAAGAGTTTCCATGGTAGTGCTGGTAAGATTCTGACCGCGGCTAAAGTACCACCCCCTCCACCGTTACGTACCACCTCCCAACTGACGACCAATAAGGAGTATTACCCCCTCTACCACAACCTGGTCGTGACACGAGCCGACGTCCATCAAGAGGGCGTGGACGAAGTCGATTGTGCCCCTCCTTCAAACCTCGACCTCCCCCCTTATCCCAGCCCACTAGGCTCAGTGATACACTCACGCCAAGCTAGTGAAGAATTCCCCCCACCACCACCCCCACTTGACTTGTCCGCATTGGACGAACACTTGAAACCCCCAACTCCGCCCCCCACCCCACCCTCAACCCTTCTAGCTGAGCTGCAAGTCAAACGACAGGAGATCCTAGCACCTGGTGACACCTGGCTGAAGGAACTCCAAGCCAAACAAGCCGCCTTAAGAAAGAAACAAGAGAGTGTGGGTTCCCCCGGGACGTCAGTCCGCGACTTGGCCTCAAAATTCGAAAACATCCAGGTGTTTGAGGGCCAAAATGGCGTCGTCACAGCCCGGAAACGCGACGATTTTGACATCCCGCCCGAAATTCCCGACGAAAAACGCGGGAAAAAGAAAAGTGTCTCGTTCTGCGACCAAGTGATCCTAGTTGCCACAGCCGAGGAGCAGGAAGACGACAGTTACATCCCGAACCCGATCCTGGAACGCGTCCTGCGCTCAGCCATGAACAAGCCGGAAACGGCCGCCATTCGCCAGGAAGTCCGGACTTTACGCCAGGAGATGTCCCCGGAGCCGTTCGTGCGTCGCAACTCAATGGACAACCTCCTCTCGCGGCAAGCCCCGCCCCCTGACCCCCTCTACTACAACAACTACGCCCAGTCGCCCTACCAACGAATCCCGCAGAACTCGCCAGTTTACAACGCCCCGCCCTCCTACCCCCAGTACCAGTATGTCCGGCCGCCGGTGTATCAACATCCGCCGTCGCCACGCCCCGTCTATCAAGAGCGCGTCCCGCCGCTCCACCCCGAGTACACGCCCTACCAACCAATCCCGCGACAGTTGCTAAGGAAAAGTGTGAGTTTTGAGCCGGGGACGAAAGGCGGGGCGGAGTCGCCCACTCCCAAGGCGGTGGTCACGCCCATTGTGGTCAATAACGCCAATAATAGCGTGCCCACGGGGAAGACCAAGTGTAATCTGTGTAGGAAGAAGGCGGTGGTCTCGGCCAACTTGTACTGCACGGATTGCGAGTTTTACATGTCGAGGTTTAAGCCGAAAAGGTAG